One stretch of Rhipicephalus sanguineus isolate Rsan-2018 chromosome 10, BIME_Rsan_1.4, whole genome shotgun sequence DNA includes these proteins:
- the LOC119406559 gene encoding uncharacterized protein LOC119406559, producing MVPQPPIRVQPLPPLQQPLDVHLELDKLSKRRTPACELQQAAMEKIHESLRGHLLLFTDGSVLNSARSAAAACVIPETGTTIRCRLPFHSSSTAAELAGLHLAADHLAANLPELPVAIITDSRPALQALLQPDQAGVTVALLHAKLTALRASGVHLSLHWLPSHVGIAGNEEADAAARAAHHGDTPVTSAVAAADFSRQRIRQLLLTIHPDKRVASGKPPPPLPESGLERNERVLLLRLRTGSAWPAARMHSTGRCTSAACSRCGETETLEHIICSCPALSAERRRLVSRYQHIGLPATSVEDILFPARSPLPALRAFLEFAGPANLHDI from the coding sequence ATGGTACCTCAGCCCCCCATCAGAGTGCAGCCCCTTCCACCTCTCCAACAGCCCCTTGACGTGCACTTAGAGCTGGACAAGCTCAGCAAAAGGCGAACTCCGGCGTGTGAACTCCAGCAGGCAGCCATGGAGAAAATCCACGAGAGTCTGCGGGGCCATCTCCTGCTGTTCACGGATGGGTCGGTCCTGAACAGCGCCCGCTCGGCTGCAGCTGCCTGCGTCATCCCAGAGACTGGAACGACCATCCGGTGCCGGCTGCCCTTTCATTCTAGCTCCACTGCTGCGGAACTGGCTGGTCTCCATCTGGCTGCCGACCACCTGGCTGCCAATCTGCCTGAGCTGCCCGTGGCGATCATCACCGACTCCCGGCCTGCCCTACAAGCCCTGCTGCAGCCTGATCAAGCCGGAGTCACCGTGGCTTTGCTGCACGCTAAGCTCACTGCCCTACGAGCCAGCGGCGTGCATCTGTCCCTCCACTGGCTTCCATCCCACGTTGGGATAGCTGGAAATGAGGAGGCAGATGCCGCCGCCAgggcagcacaccacggcgacaccccgGTGACCTCGGCAGTAGCGGCAGCAGACTTCTCTCGACAGCGCATACGGCAGCTGCTCCTCACCATCCACCCGGACAAGCGAGTGGCCAGCGGCAAGCCACCACCACCTCTCCCAGAGTCTGGCCTGGAGAGGAACGAGCGGGTGCTCCTTCTACGTCTGCGGACTGGTAGTGCCTGGCCCGCGGCACGAATGCATTCCACGGGACGCTGCACATCAGCTGCGTGCAGCAGATGCGGCGAGACCGAAACACTCGAGCACATCATCTGCTCCTGCCCAGCGTTATCCGCCGAGCGACGCAGACTGGTGAGCCGCTACCAACATATTGGGCTACCAGCGACATCCGTGGAGGACATTCTCTTCCCTGCGCGGTCACCACTGCCAGCCCTGCGGGCTTTCCTGGAGTTTGCGGGACCCGCTAATCTCCATGATATTTAA